The Spiroplasma litorale nucleotide sequence ATTTACCTTTCATAGCCTTAGAACTGCTAGAAGATAAAGGTTTAATTTCAAATAATTATATTGATCGTGAAAGAACCAATAGAGAAGAAATTAAAGAAGAGTTTTTAACAAAAATAAAAGAATTATCTAATGAGGTTTGCCAACAATTATATAATAGATATAAATTCCAAATATCTGCAATAGCAAAAGAGTTCCCTTTCTTAATGAGAAATAATGTATTAACAGGAGGGCAATCACTAAAAGCTAACGACAGCGTTGAAGATGTTTTTGTTAAAGGAACATTAACTATTGGATTTGTAGGATTAGCAGAAGCATTGAAAGCTTTGATAGGTGTTCACCATGGTGAAAGTGAAGAAGCGCAAGAATTTGGTATTGAAATTGTTAAGGAAATGAATAAAGTTTCTGAATTTTGAAAACAAAAAACTGAGCTTAATTACGGTGTAATTGCAACTCCCGCAGAATCAGTGGCAGGAAGAATGGCAAAAGTTACAAAATCAAGATTTGGTTCAATAAGTGAAATTACAACAAGAGATTACTTTACAAACTCAAATCATGTACCAGTTTACTATAATATATCAGCTTATAAAAAAATTCAAAAAGAAGCTGCATATCATAAATGAACTTTAGGTGGAAACATAAGTTATATTGAGCTTGATGGAGAAGCAAAGAAAAACTTACACGCAATTTTGTCAGTTGTTGATTATATGAAAAATAATGGTATTAATTATGGTAGTTTAAACCACCCAGTTGATAGATGTAAAAAATGTCACTATACTTCATTGATACAATTAAATTGTCCAAAATGTGGGGCAAACGATATTTCAAGAACAAGAAGAATTACAGGATATCTTGTTGGTGACTTGGATGGATGAAATTCAGGTAAACAAGCCGAAGAAAGAGAAAGAGTGAAACATTTAAAACAAGAAAATGAAAATTCTTAAAATCTTTAAAGAAACAATTAGTGATGGTCCGGGTATTAGGTATTCTATATATGTTGCAGGTTGCTTACATGCATGTAAAGGGTGTCACAACTTACTTAGTTGAAGTTTTAAATTAGGAAAAAACTTTGATAAAGAATATGAAGAACAAATATTAAAAGATTTAAAAGAAAACCCTTTACTAAGTGGTGTTACATTTTCGGGTGGTGATCCAATGTTTAGTTCTAAAGAGGTCTACTTTTTAATTAAAAGAATTAAAGAAGAAACTGGTTTAAATATCTGAGTTTATACTGGATTCACAATTGATGAAATAATTCAACAACGTAATAATGGTGAAGATGAATTATATAGATATAAAATTTTAAAGATAATTGATGTTTTAGTTGATGGAAGATGAGTTCAAGAACTATATGACCCCCAACTAGACTTTAGAGGTAGTAGTAATCAGAGATTAATAAATACAAAAGAATGACTTAAAGAGAAAAAACTTATTTAATAAACTAAAGACCTTTTAAATTAGAGGTCTTTTTAATGAAATGGGGTAATTAATGCTTATACTCGCAATAGAATCAAGCTGTGACGAATTTAGTGTTGCAATAATGAAAGATAAAAAAATTGTTGCAAATATAATATCGAGTCAAATAAAAGATCATGTAATTTATGGTGGAGTTGTACCAGAATTAGCATCAAGATTGCACGTAGAAAACTTTTCTAGTGTTATAATAAATGCATTATCAGATTCAAATGTAAAAATAAATGAAATTCAATACATTGCATATACTGATAAACCAGGTCTTATAGGAAGCTTAATCATTGGAAGATTAGTTGCTAAAACACTTGGATTATACTTAAATATACCAACTATGGCTTTAAATCATATGGAAGGCCACATTTATTCAGCAAATATTGAAAATAAATTCGAATACCCTGTTTTATCATTGGTTGTTAGTGGTGGACATACACAAATTCAATACTTGGAAAAACCACTTAGTTTTGAAGTTATTGGAACAACTGTTGATGATGCAATTGGGGAGTGTTTTGATAAAGTTGCAAGACAGCTCGGTCTATCTTATCCAGGAGGACCTGAAATTGATAAGTTATCGATTGATGGTGACGAAAATGCATACAAGTTTCCAGAAATAAATTTAGTAGACAAATATAACTATTCATTTTCTGGATTAAAAACAGCCAGTTTAAACATTATTAGCAAAAGCAAAAAAGATAATAGTTTTAATCTAAAAAACTTCTGCGCTTCTTTTCAAAAAGCGGCAATTAATTATCTGGTTAAAAATTTTGAAAAGGCAATAATCGAATACAAACCTAGGTCAATTAGTTTAGCTGGTGGAGTTAGTGCTAATAAAGTTTTAAGAAATAGAATTTTTTCCATTGGAAACAAGTATAATATATTTAAGATACTGGTACCAGACTTAAAATATTGTACTGATAATGCAGCAATGATTGCAGAATTATGTAATGAGTATATTAACTATAACAATTAAAACAGAAGGAGATAAACATGAGGTCATTTTTAAGTAAGTTGACTACTATTGATGAGAATGATTTGACAATCAAAGAAAAAAAAATAGTAGATTTTATTAAGGGACATTTAAAGGAAATTGTAGATACAAATATGAAAATAGAAAGAATGGCGCAAGAAGCAGGAACTGGTTATAGTGCTATATACGGACTATTAAAAAAATTAAACATTAAAGGTTTTAGAGATTTTGCTATATCACTAGCAAATGATGTTGAAAATCAAAAAATTAATGTTGCCAAAAACGACGAAAATGTTGTACAAGGCTATATAAATATAATTAAACAAAACTATGCATTAATTGAAAAAAAAGATATATTCCAAACATTAACAGTTTTAAAAAACTCATCAAGAGCATTTATTTGTTATTGAGAAAACTTATTATCTGGTCCAGCACAAGAGCTATCAAACTTTCTTTACAAAAATAATTTAGATACTTTTTTATTAGATAGTGATCAAGATACACTAACTCAAAGAACAGAAAGTTCTAAAGAAAATGATGTTTTTATATTTTTTACAAGATATGGAAACTCAAGTCGACTAGACAAATTTATTACTGAAATTGGTAAAAAAAATAGAAAAATAATTTATATATCTGGTAAGGTTGCTTCACCAAATATAGTAGAGTACTTATCATCAATACATACATTGATTGTTGATAATCCAGATGAATTAATCTACAAAGGGCATATATCAAATTCAGTCCCATTTAATTATCTAAACGATTTATTAATTTATCACTATATGAATTCTGAGGGTTAGGAAAAAAACAATGAGTCTAGACATAGTAAAAGTTATACCATATTTTTCTGAAAAAATATGGGGTGGAAGCGAATTAAAAAAATACGGGTTTGAAATAGGGGATAGAAAAGTTGGAGAAGCTTGATTAATAAGTGCACATCCAAATGGTATGTCTTATGTTAATTTTAATAATAATAAAATTTCACTAATAGATTTTTATAATCAAAATAAATCATTTTTTGGATATTATAATAAAGAATTTCCAATACTTGCAAAAATAATTACAGCAAATGATTATTTATCTGTACAGGTACATCCAAGTGACGAATATGCTAAGAAAAAACATAATTCATTAGGTAAACCAGAAAGTTGATATATTATGGATTGTAAAAAAGATTCAAATTTAATTTATGGGCATAATGCAAGCTCCTTAAAAGAATTTGAAATTGCAATTAAAGAGAATAAATGAAATGATATTTTAAAAAAAGAAGAAATTAATGTTGGAGATTTTTTATATGTTGAACCTGGAAAAATTCATGCAATAACACCAAATGTAACAGTTTTTGAACTACAAAGATCAAGCGATATTACATATAGACTTTATGACTATGATAGATTAGAAAACAATAAAAAAAGAGAATTGCACATTGAAGACTCACTAAATAATATATCAGTGCCAGACTCAGATGATTTTATAATAAGAAATAAAGATAATTTTGATTTTGAATCAGAGTATTTTTTGATTAAAAAGTTAAAAATAAATGGTAGCTTCAAATTCGAAAAACCAAATACTGACTACTGAATTAATATTACTATAATCAACGGTGAAGGCGTAATTAATGGTGTAGATTTTAAATGTGGAGAGTCTGCGGTATGTAATTCAAATGTTAAACTTTTTGAAATTACTGGGAAATTAGAGATTATATTTTATTGGGTAAATAGATAATTATGGAACAAAGATATTATTATTTAACAGCAGCTGTAATATTCCTTGTAATTTCAATTATTTTATTTTTAGTTGATTTTTTTCTAAAAAGAAAAAAAACAACTGTTTCATCAACTTTACAAGTTAAAGATAAAGGAGTGTGAGGTTTCACTAAAGCCCACATACTTCAATATTCGGCAATCTTTTGTTTGGTTATGTGTATTGGAAGTTTTTTTGGTTTTTTACTATAAGTTGATATATTTTTTAATAGGTCTATAATTAATTATGGATAAGGAGAAAATATATGGAAGAGAAAATAAAAAAACAAACAGTTAAGAAGTCTTTCAAAGAAAGTGTTAAAAGTTTCACAAGTGGAATAATGCCTACACTTTCTAAACTTAGCAAGGCCTTCTTATTACCAATTGCTCTTTTACCAATTGCTGGGATTTTTTTAGGTGTTGGCGCTACCATTGCTAACGCTTGTATATATACTGGTGATCAAGATGGAATTGGTTATGTTATATTAAATGGTTCTTTAGTAACAGAAGGTATGCAAGGACTTTATTTTTTTGGTAAAGTTTTAAATACAATGGGTGATGTCGCATTTGGAAATCTACCTGTATTATTTTGTATATCAGTTGCTATTGCTTATACAAATGACTCAGGTGTTGCAGCTATTACATCTGTTGTTGGATTTCTAGCATTTAATGGTTTGCAATCTGCTTTATTAATATCATCAAAATACACTGATACATACAGTGTTCTTTGATACAGTAATGTTAGCAAAAACTTAATAACACCAAATTTAGGGATTGATTCATTAAACACAGGTGTTTTTGCTGCAATATTTGTTGGTGCAATATCTGCTTGGATGTATAACAAGTTTCATAAAACGCAGTTACCATCAGCATTTAGTTTCTTTTCGGGATCTAAATTAGTACCAATAATAACTTTTATGGCTGTAATACCATTAGCATTTATATTTTTAATAGTTTGACCCCCACTAGGTAAAGGTTTGGCTTGGTTTGGTGAAAACTCTGGAAAATTACCTATGGGTACTGATTCATTCATTTATGAAATATTGGAAAGATCATTAGTTCCATTTGGTTTACATCATGTTTTCTATGCTCCATTATGATGGTCTGCTGCAGGTGGAGATCTAGAGCAATTATTAGAAAATAACTCAGATTTTGTTTTACACACAGGTCAAAAAGCTGGAGAATTACTAAGCGAACTTAGAAATAAAGGTTTAGCAATCCCCAAAGGTGATCAAACTATTATGTATTGAGTAATTGCTCATCAAGATTTAATTAATTTTAAAGATATTGAAAGTATGGGATTAAATTTAGGTAGATTCCAATCAGGAAAATTTGCATTTATGATGTTTGGTTTACCAATGGCAGCAATTGCAATGTGATTAAATGTTCCTAAAGAAAATAGAAAAAAAGTTATGGGAATTTATTTCTCTGCTGCGTTTACAAGTTTCTTAACTGGAATTACTGAACCAATAGAATTTACTTTCTTATTCTTGGCACCATGGTTGTTCTATTTGGTACATATGCCATTAGCTTCAATTTCATTTTTATTAACAGGACTAATGAAAACCCACACCTCAATGACAGTTTCAGGAGGATTCATTGATTACATTGTATTTGGTTTAATTCCATTTAAAGCTGGAACTAACCCACTACATATATTGTGAATAGGTCTAATAATGGCACCTGCATATTTCTTTAGTTTCTATTTTGCAGTAAAATTTGGTAAAGTTATGGTACCAGGTAGAGATGGTTCAAATCTATCAAATCTATTTACAAAAAAAGATTTTAAAGAAAAAGCAAGTGGTTCAAAAAACAAAGCACACATTGAAAAAGCAACTAAAATATTAGAATTTTTAGGTGGATGAGAGAATGTTGAAAATGTTGACTCATGTGCTTCAAGGTTAAGAGTGACAGTAAAAGATTCATCGATTGTAAATGGTGATGGAATAAAATCACTTGGTGGATGCAATGGTGTAATTATAAGGGGGAAAAGCATTCAAGCAGTTTACGGTGGGGAACAGGAAGTTTTAAAACCTTATTTAAAAGAATTAATAGAAAAACAAAAAAGTGAATAGTATATATAATAAAAAAAGATTTCAAAATCTTTTTTTATTATATAAAATATATATGTTTAAGGAGAATTGATAATGAATATAAACCAATTAGTAAAAGATAAAAAATTAAAAAATGATGATATTGTTAGTTTTACAGCAAGAGTGAGAACTAATAGAGCAGGTAAATCAGTTGGTTTTTTGGTTGTTAATGATGGATCAACCATATTAGATTTGCAAATAGTATATAAAGACTCTCTTAAAAACTTTGCAGAACTTTCTCAATTGAGAATAAGTTCTGTGATAAATATAAATGGAAAAATTCTATTAACACCTGAAAAAGAACAAAAACTTGAGGTGCAAGCATCTGAAATAGAGATATTAAGCAGTGCAAGTTTAGATTATCCTCTTCAAAAAAAAGAGCACTCTTTAGAATTTTTACGAGAGATATCACATTTAAGACCAAGAACTAAAACATTCCAATCAATATTCAAAATTAGATCATCTGCTGCATTTGCAATTCATAAGTTTTTCCAAGAAGACGGTTTTGTATATGTTAACTCACCAATCATTACTGAAAATGATGCGGAAGGAGCTGGAGAATCTTTTATTGTAACAACATTAGATAACGGAGATTATCCAAAAGATTTTTTTGGTAAAAAAGCTTGTTTAACAGTTTCTGGTCAGTTAAATGCAGAAGCATATGCACAAGCATTTAAAAAAGTTTATACATTCGGACCAACTTTTAGAGCTGAAAACTCAAACACTTCAAAACACGCTGCAGAGTTTTGAATGATTGAACCAGAAGTCGCATTCGAAGATTTAAAATATAATATCGACTTAATTGAGAATATGGTTAAATATGTTATAAATTATATTTTCGAAGTATGTAAAGAAGAACTAGAATTTTGTGATTCTAATTTGGAAAACGGATTAATTGATAAATTAAACCTAGTTAGAAACTCAAATTTTGAAAAAATAACATATACAGAAGCGATAAAAATCTTACAAGATGCAGTAAAAAATAATCATGAGTTTGAAGAAAGTGACATAAAATTTGGTTTGGATTTAGGTACAGAGCATGAAAGATTTATATGTGAAAAACACTTTAAAAGACCAATTTTTATAACTGACTATCCAAAAGAAATTAAAGCATTTTATATGAAACTAAACCCTGACGATAAAACAGTGGCCGCAACAGACCTATTAGTTCCAGGTATTGGTGAATTGGTTGGCGGAAGTCAAAGAGAAGATGATTTTGATAAATTATCAAAAAGATGTAAAGATTTAGGAATTGATACAGATTCTTTATCATGATATAACGACCTAAGAAAATATGGTTATTATAAATCAGCTGGATTTGGTCTTGGTTTTGAAAGATTGATTATGTATATAACAGGGGCAGGTAATATAAGAGATGTAATACCGTTCCCAAGAACCCCAAAAAACCTACTATTTTAATAGTAGGTTTTTTATAATTTACAATAAATAATAGAAAAATTTACAAATATATATAAAAAGAATTATAATAATTCTTAGGAGGAACTTATGAAAGAATTTGAAGATTTGTTTAAAAAAGCGCGTGAGTCATTTGAAGAATTTTCTCAATTTACTCAAGAAAAAGTTGATTATATATTTAAAAAAGCTGCATTAGCAGCAAACGAGAACAGGATTCACTTGGCTAAGTTAGCTAAAGAAGAAACAAAAATGGGGATCATAGAAGATAAAATCTTAAAAAATCACTATGCTAGTGAGTTTATTTATAATAAGTATAAAGATTTAAAAACTGTGGGTACATTTTACTCAAATGATCCAGGGGGTATTGATAAAGTTTATGAACCAATTGGTGTTGTAGGAGCTGTAATACCAACAACAAACCCAACATCTACAGCAATATTTAAATGTTTATTATGTATTAAAACAAGAAACACAATTATAATTTCACCTCACCCAGGTGCAAAAAAAAGTACAATTGAAGCTGCTAAAATTGTTTTAGAAGCTGCTGTTAAAGCTGGTGCTCCGAAAAATATTATCGGATGAATTGAAAACCCTTCTCTAGAAGGAACAGAATATGTAATGAAAAATTCAGATATTATTTTAGCAACTGGTGGACCAGGAATGGTTAAGGCAGCTTATTCTTCTGGAGTGCCTGCAATTGGTGTTGGTGCTGGGAATGCACCTGCAATAATTGATGATTCAGCAGACTTAGAACTTGCAACTTCATCAATTGTTCAGTCTAATACATTTGATAATGGTGTTGTTTGTGCAACAGAAAACTCAGTAGTTGTATTGGAGTCTGTCTATGATAAAGTTGTAAGTTTATTTGAAAAGAAAAATACTTATATCGTGACAAAAGAAGAGGAAAAAAATAAGTTTAGAAAAGCAATGTTTAAAGAAGGTAAGTTTGGACTTCTTAATTCAGAGTTAGTTGGTAGAAGTGCTTTAGATGTAGCAAAACTTGTAGGAATAAAAGTACCAGAAACAACAAGATTTATTTTAGTTGAAACAGAAAGCACAGAATATGATGAAGCATTAGTTCATGAAAAATTGTCTACATACGCTTCTTTATACAAAGCAAAAGATTTTGATGATGCAATTAAAAAATCTAAAAATATATTAAAATTAGGTCCTGGACATACAGCGTCATTATTTATAAATAGAAAATCTTCAATTGAAAAAGTTGAAAAATTTAAAACTTTAAATCCGGGTAGACTTTTAATTAACTCTCCTTCTTCACTAGGTGGTGTTGGAGACATGTATAACTTTATGTTAGAGCCAAGTCTTACATTAGGTTGTGGAACAAAAGGTGGTAACTCATATTCACAAAATGTTACTCCTTTAAACTTATTGAACGTAAAATCATTAGTGGAGAGAAGAGAAAATATGCAATGACTAAGATTACCAGAAAGAATTTATCATAAGTTTGGATCACTTGAGGTTGCTCTTGAAGATTTAAAAGATTGAAATATAAAAAATGTTTTTATAGTTACTGATAAAATTATTAACCAATTGTATGGTAAAAGAGTAACTTCAAAATTAGATGATTTGAATATCAAGTATACTATTTTTGATGATGTTGAACCAAACCCAATGCTTTCAACAACACTACGTGGATCAAAAATGTTAGAAAATATTAAAGCGGATGCAATAATTGGTATCGGTGGTGGATCATCAATGGATGCTGCAAAATTAATGTGATTATATTATGAGAGCGAAGAAGAAGTTGATTTCAAAGATCTTGCTGTAACATTTGCTGACATAAGAAAAAGAATAGTTAGATATCCAAACACAGGTAGAAAAGCAAAAATGATTTGTATACCAACAACTTCAGGAACTGGATCTGAAGTAACACCATTCTCAGTTATAACAGATGATAAAGATCATAAAAAATATCCTTTAGCAGATTACTCACTTACACCTAACATGGCTATAATTGATCCATCATTAACAATGACTGTCCCAAAAGGAGCAACAAATGCGCCTGCATTAGATGCTTTGACCCACTGTTTAGAATCATATGTTTCAGTTATGGCAACTGAATATACAGATTCTTATGCTTTACAAGGTGCAAAAAATATAATCGAATATTTACCAAGAGCTTATAAAGATGGAGCAACAGATAAAGAAGCAAGAGAAAAAGTTATGAATGGTGCAGCATTTGCGGGATTATCATTTGCAAACGCATTTTTAGGTATAGTTCACTCATTATCACATAAAATTGGTGGATATCACAATGTTATCCATGGTGCTGCAAACGCAATTCTTTTACCTTATGTAATTAGATATAATGCAGCTTGTGTTCTTGAAGGTGGTAAACAAGGATACTTCTCTCAATATGAAACACAAAACTCAATGGAAAAATATGCTTCTTTAGCAAAATTTATTGGATTAAAAGGTAAAAGTGATGAAGAACTTGTTGACGCATTAATTGATAAAGTAAGAGCTTTAACAAAAGAAGTTGAATTAAAAACTAACTTTAAAGATTATGGTGTTGATGAAAAAGCATTTCTTAATACATTAGATAAAATGTCTGAAGATGCTTTTGATGATCAATGTACAGGAGCTAACCCACGCTACCCATTAATTGAAGACATTAAACAACTATATATGGATGCATATTACGGAAAAGATATTAAAAAATTTTCAAAATAATTAAAAAAACCTTTCAATAAGGTTTTTTTTGAAATTAATTGCAAATTATAAAATATATTAAAAAAATTATAAATTTTTAGAAAAAATTCTAAAAAGGTCTATAATATATAACAAAGGAGATATTATGAGATTTAAAGAATGAGAAGATTTTCAACCCGGTGAATGGGTTGATGAAGTTGACGTTAGAAGCTTCATCCAAAGAAATTATACACCTTATACTGGTGATGACTCTTTTTTAAAAGGTCCAACCGAAAACACTAATAAATTATGAGCTAAAATAATGGAACTTACTAAAAAAGAGAGAGAAGCAGGAGGAGTTTTAGATGTTGATACAGATATACCATCTACAATTACCTCACATGCTGCAGGGTTTATAGATAAAAAACTTGAAAAAGTAGTAGGATTACAAACAGATAAACCCTTTAAAAGAGCATTAATGCCATGAGGTGGTATTAATATGGCAATTCAGGCAAATGAATCATATGGATTTACAGTGTCTGATAGAGTAAAAGAAATATTTACTAAATATAGAAAGACTCACAACCAAGGTGTTTTTGATGCATACACACCTGATATGAGAAAAATACGTAGAAGTCATATTGTTACTGGACTACCTGACGCATATGGAAGAGGTAGAATTATTGGAGATTACAGAAGGTTAGCCCTATATGGATCAGATTTTTTAATACAACAAAAAATTAAAGATTCATACTTAATTGACGGTGAAATGACAGAAGATAAAATTAAGCTACGTGAAGAAATTACAGAACAAATAAATGCATTAAAAGATATTACAAAAATGGCAGAATCATATGGTTTTGATGTTTCTAAACCAGCTAAAGATGCACACGAAGCATTTAACTTTACATATTTAGCTTATCTTGCTGCAATTAAACAAAACAATGGTGCTGCAGAATCATTTGGTA carries:
- the tsaD gene encoding tRNA (adenosine(37)-N6)-threonylcarbamoyltransferase complex transferase subunit TsaD, whose amino-acid sequence is MLILAIESSCDEFSVAIMKDKKIVANIISSQIKDHVIYGGVVPELASRLHVENFSSVIINALSDSNVKINEIQYIAYTDKPGLIGSLIIGRLVAKTLGLYLNIPTMALNHMEGHIYSANIENKFEYPVLSLVVSGGHTQIQYLEKPLSFEVIGTTVDDAIGECFDKVARQLGLSYPGGPEIDKLSIDGDENAYKFPEINLVDKYNYSFSGLKTASLNIISKSKKDNSFNLKNFCASFQKAAINYLVKNFEKAIIEYKPRSISLAGGVSANKVLRNRIFSIGNKYNIFKILVPDLKYCTDNAAMIAELCNEYINYNN
- a CDS encoding type I phosphomannose isomerase catalytic subunit, whose protein sequence is MSLDIVKVIPYFSEKIWGGSELKKYGFEIGDRKVGEAWLISAHPNGMSYVNFNNNKISLIDFYNQNKSFFGYYNKEFPILAKIITANDYLSVQVHPSDEYAKKKHNSLGKPESWYIMDCKKDSNLIYGHNASSLKEFEIAIKENKWNDILKKEEINVGDFLYVEPGKIHAITPNVTVFELQRSSDITYRLYDYDRLENNKKRELHIEDSLNNISVPDSDDFIIRNKDNFDFESEYFLIKKLKINGSFKFEKPNTDYWINITIINGEGVINGVDFKCGESAVCNSNVKLFEITGKLEIIFYWVNR
- the asnS gene encoding asparagine--tRNA ligase; the protein is MNINQLVKDKKLKNDDIVSFTARVRTNRAGKSVGFLVVNDGSTILDLQIVYKDSLKNFAELSQLRISSVININGKILLTPEKEQKLEVQASEIEILSSASLDYPLQKKEHSLEFLREISHLRPRTKTFQSIFKIRSSAAFAIHKFFQEDGFVYVNSPIITENDAEGAGESFIVTTLDNGDYPKDFFGKKACLTVSGQLNAEAYAQAFKKVYTFGPTFRAENSNTSKHAAEFWMIEPEVAFEDLKYNIDLIENMVKYVINYIFEVCKEELEFCDSNLENGLIDKLNLVRNSNFEKITYTEAIKILQDAVKNNHEFEESDIKFGLDLGTEHERFICEKHFKRPIFITDYPKEIKAFYMKLNPDDKTVAATDLLVPGIGELVGGSQREDDFDKLSKRCKDLGIDTDSLSWYNDLRKYGYYKSAGFGLGFERLIMYITGAGNIRDVIPFPRTPKNLLF
- the adhE gene encoding bifunctional acetaldehyde-CoA/alcohol dehydrogenase, which gives rise to MKEFEDLFKKARESFEEFSQFTQEKVDYIFKKAALAANENRIHLAKLAKEETKMGIIEDKILKNHYASEFIYNKYKDLKTVGTFYSNDPGGIDKVYEPIGVVGAVIPTTNPTSTAIFKCLLCIKTRNTIIISPHPGAKKSTIEAAKIVLEAAVKAGAPKNIIGWIENPSLEGTEYVMKNSDIILATGGPGMVKAAYSSGVPAIGVGAGNAPAIIDDSADLELATSSIVQSNTFDNGVVCATENSVVVLESVYDKVVSLFEKKNTYIVTKEEEKNKFRKAMFKEGKFGLLNSELVGRSALDVAKLVGIKVPETTRFILVETESTEYDEALVHEKLSTYASLYKAKDFDDAIKKSKNILKLGPGHTASLFINRKSSIEKVEKFKTLNPGRLLINSPSSLGGVGDMYNFMLEPSLTLGCGTKGGNSYSQNVTPLNLLNVKSLVERRENMQWLRLPERIYHKFGSLEVALEDLKDWNIKNVFIVTDKIINQLYGKRVTSKLDDLNIKYTIFDDVEPNPMLSTTLRGSKMLENIKADAIIGIGGGSSMDAAKLMWLYYESEEEVDFKDLAVTFADIRKRIVRYPNTGRKAKMICIPTTSGTGSEVTPFSVITDDKDHKKYPLADYSLTPNMAIIDPSLTMTVPKGATNAPALDALTHCLESYVSVMATEYTDSYALQGAKNIIEYLPRAYKDGATDKEAREKVMNGAAFAGLSFANAFLGIVHSLSHKIGGYHNVIHGAANAILLPYVIRYNAACVLEGGKQGYFSQYETQNSMEKYASLAKFIGLKGKSDEELVDALIDKVRALTKEVELKTNFKDYGVDEKAFLNTLDKMSEDAFDDQCTGANPRYPLIEDIKQLYMDAYYGKDIKKFSK
- a CDS encoding MurR/RpiR family transcriptional regulator, which codes for MRSFLSKLTTIDENDLTIKEKKIVDFIKGHLKEIVDTNMKIERMAQEAGTGYSAIYGLLKKLNIKGFRDFAISLANDVENQKINVAKNDENVVQGYINIIKQNYALIEKKDIFQTLTVLKNSSRAFICYWENLLSGPAQELSNFLYKNNLDTFLLDSDQDTLTQRTESSKENDVFIFFTRYGNSSRLDKFITEIGKKNRKIIYISGKVASPNIVEYLSSIHTLIVDNPDELIYKGHISNSVPFNYLNDLLIYHYMNSEG
- the nrdG gene encoding anaerobic ribonucleoside-triphosphate reductase activating protein, yielding MKILKIFKETISDGPGIRYSIYVAGCLHACKGCHNLLSWSFKLGKNFDKEYEEQILKDLKENPLLSGVTFSGGDPMFSSKEVYFLIKRIKEETGLNIWVYTGFTIDEIIQQRNNGEDELYRYKILKIIDVLVDGRWVQELYDPQLDFRGSSNQRLINTKEWLKEKKLI
- a CDS encoding PTS transporter subunit EIIC, encoding MEEKIKKQTVKKSFKESVKSFTSGIMPTLSKLSKAFLLPIALLPIAGIFLGVGATIANACIYTGDQDGIGYVILNGSLVTEGMQGLYFFGKVLNTMGDVAFGNLPVLFCISVAIAYTNDSGVAAITSVVGFLAFNGLQSALLISSKYTDTYSVLWYSNVSKNLITPNLGIDSLNTGVFAAIFVGAISAWMYNKFHKTQLPSAFSFFSGSKLVPIITFMAVIPLAFIFLIVWPPLGKGLAWFGENSGKLPMGTDSFIYEILERSLVPFGLHHVFYAPLWWSAAGGDLEQLLENNSDFVLHTGQKAGELLSELRNKGLAIPKGDQTIMYWVIAHQDLINFKDIESMGLNLGRFQSGKFAFMMFGLPMAAIAMWLNVPKENRKKVMGIYFSAAFTSFLTGITEPIEFTFLFLAPWLFYLVHMPLASISFLLTGLMKTHTSMTVSGGFIDYIVFGLIPFKAGTNPLHILWIGLIMAPAYFFSFYFAVKFGKVMVPGRDGSNLSNLFTKKDFKEKASGSKNKAHIEKATKILEFLGGWENVENVDSCASRLRVTVKDSSIVNGDGIKSLGGCNGVIIRGKSIQAVYGGEQEVLKPYLKELIEKQKSE